One Hordeum vulgare subsp. vulgare chromosome 4H, MorexV3_pseudomolecules_assembly, whole genome shotgun sequence DNA window includes the following coding sequences:
- the LOC123447066 gene encoding E3 ubiquitin-protein ligase RNF5-like, producing the protein MAANVGESAAVGGSSSSDAAGGSFECNICFELPQEPIVTLCGHLFCWPCLYRWLHMHANTPECPVCKAIVEEDKLVPLYGRGKDRVDPRSKNTPGADIPQRPAGQRPATAPQADPNNNFGNAHANPWFMGVGGAGAGAGVPLANARWGNYAFSAAFGGLFPMLSFQMHGFPDPAAYAQPAGFHYGFGHGHGFHGGHMGPAHGVPRQGPLGQQQQQADVYLKALLIMVGVLVIASLLAA; encoded by the coding sequence ATGGCTGCCAATGTTGGGGAATCGGCGGCAGtcggtggcagcagcagcagcgatgCAGCCGGAGGGAGCTTCGAGTGCAATATCTGCTTTGAGTTGCCACAAGAGCCAATAGTAACTCTCTGCGGCCACCTATTCTGCTGGCCGTGCCTCTACAGATGGCTGCACATGCACGCGAACACGCCAGAGTGCCCTGTGTGCAAGGCCATTGTTGAAGAAGACAAGCTTGTCCCCCTTTATGGCCGTGGCAAGGACCGCGTCGACCCAAGGTCAAAGAACACGCCTGGCGCCGACATTCCTCAGCGCCCAGCTGGCCAGAGGCCCGCGACAGCCCCACAGGCTGATCCAAACAACAATTTCGGCAACGCCCATGCAAACCCATGGTTCATGGGCGTGGGTGGCGCAGGGGCGGGGGCGGGTGTCCCGCTGGCGAATGCACGGTGGGGCAACTATGCGTTCTCGGCCGCATTCGGGGGCCTGTTCCCCATGCTCAGCTTCCAAATGCATGGGTTTCCAGATCCAGCCGCATATGCCCAGCCGGCTGGGTTTCACTATGGGTTTGGCCATGGCCATGGGTTCCATGGCGGGCATATGGGGCCTGCCCACGGCGTCCCCCGTCAAGGGCCGCtagggcagcagcagcagcaggcggaTGTCTACCTGAAGGCCCTTCTTATCATGGTCGGGGTTCTCGTGATTGCAAGCCTCCTCGCGGCGTAA